The sequence CCATattgtagaaaatagtgattcgaattgtgtattgatttcatagaataatacatatttatatacaaagttaggagacataaaagggaaactaccaaaaaataggaaactactaaatatctactaaacaAATAATTCTTTTACAGTTAATatctaacactccccctcaagctggaacatagatgttaatcatgcccagcttgttacaaagataatcgacccgcaccccattcaaagcctttgtaaaaatatctcctagttgttctccggtcttcacatatcctgtggagatcagaccttgttgaattttctcacgaacaaaatgacaatcaatctcaatgtgcttagttcgctcgtggaatacgggattcgaggcaatatgaagagcagcttgattatcacaccataattttgctggaatagaagtcttaaacccgaattcagtcaaaagctgataaatccatattacctcacacacggactgggccatagctctatattctgattcagcactggatctagatacaacattttgtttcttactcttccaagagaccagattgcccccaacaaatacacaatatcctgaagtggatcgtctatctaccttggagcctgcccaatcggcatcagaaaaacactcaatatgggtatgtccatgatccttgtaaactatacctcgtcctggtgctccttttaagtaacataaaatttgttctaatgctgcccaatgatgaattgttggggaagacatgaactgactgataacactaactggaaatgcaatatctggacgagtcacagttaaataattcaacttcctaactaacctgcgatatttctcaggatcttcaaatggtttcccatcacgtgtaagatgcacagctggattcattggagcattgcaaggttttgatcccaatttccctgtctcagttagcaaatcaagtacatactttctttgagacagaaaaataccttgtttactccgagtaacttcaatccccaagaaatacttgagttcccctaaatctttcgtgttaaactgggcgtgaatgaaagacttaagggatgagatgccttcagtatcatttccagtaataacgatgtcatcaacatacaccactaacaaaatgataccaacagttgatcttttataaaacacagaatgatctgacttacttttcaacaaaccaaacttctcaacagcctgactaaatttaccaaaccaagcacgagggctttgtttcaatccatataaagatttgcgaagatgacaaactcgccctaactccccctgagcaacaaacctaggaggttgctccatatatacttcttcctcaagatctccatgaagaaaagcatttttaatatcaagctgatgcaaaggccaatgatgagtagctgccagggaaatgaacagtcgaacagatgtgagtttagcaacaggagaaaaaatatcacaatagtccactccataggtttgagcataacccttggcaacaagacGGGCCTTTAAGCGAGCAACTGTGCCGTCTGAATTGAATTTAACCGTGAACACCCATTTACACCCGATGGCCTGTTTTCCGGAAGATAAATCAACCAAGACCCAAGTACCATTCGCAACCaaagcattcatctcttctatcattgcGTTAAAGAAGCCAACCAGGATGAGACATCGCTTCTCGAACagttttaggaatagtgatagaatcaagagaagcaataaaagaacaagaagaagaggagagatgATTATAAGACACAAAAGAAGTAATAGGAAAAGTACATTGGCGTTTACCTTTACGTAGTGCAATGGGAAGATCATCTGAGATGTCCAGATCTGATGACGAAGATGCGGGTGCGGGACATGAAACGGGAGGTGGAGGAGGGGGCGCCCGGTGTACACTATAGGAGGCCGAgggagtggtggaggtggtagaggtggtggaggtggtggaggtgtagaCATTGTGGGGGTGACGACCGAGGCGGTGAAGGAACAAGAGACCCGCCAGAACATGGAGCAGGCGCATAGGATGTGACAgaataaaccaacaaatcatcatcctccccctgactagtagaagtagtggaagatgaaaaataaggtgtattttctacaaaagtaacatcaatagaaacaagatatttgttgagatcaggacagtaacacctataccctttctgaagacgagaataaccaagaaagacacactttagtgccttagggtctaatttggtgacagatggacggacatcgcgagcaaaacaaacactaccaaatactcgcggagcaactggaaataatgacttattaggaaaaagaattttaaatggaatttcaccattaagaacagaggagggcatgcgattaataagaaagcatgccgtggaaactgcatcggcccaaaaaggtttagggactttcatttgaaacaagagagcacgtgcagtttcaagaagatgtaCGTTTTTACGTTACGCAACACCATTACGAGGTGcgtatcaacacaagaagtttcatgaagcatgccattagaggtcatataagattgaaattgagcgagacatgtactctttggcattatcacttctcaaagtacgaatagatacattaaattgagtttgaatCTCGGCCACAAAAAGCACGagaatatagaaaacaactcgtaacgatttttcattaaatataaccaagttaAACGAGAATGAtcatccacaaaagtaacaaaatacctgAATCCAGGTTGAGACAAAATAGGAGAAGGACCCCAAACATCAGAATGAACTAACTCAAAAAGAACACTAGCACGTTTATTGACACGTGGACTCAAACTAACACGATGATGTTTGGCAAACTGACATGACTCACATTCTAACGAAGATAAAGTACTATATTGGGGACACAGTTTCTTGAGCAAAGGAAGGGATGGATGACCTAAACGACAATGAGCCTCAAAAGCGGAAGCAACACTCGAACAAGCAATAGAGGTTGGCGGAAGtgggtcaagaacatacaagccaccagattcatgtcctttaccaataatcttcttcgtcataagatcctgaaacaaacaatgatcaggaaagaatgagatgcaacaatttagattacgagtgagttgactaacagaaagcaaattaaaggaCAAATCTGGTAAATGTAAGACTGATGATAAAGACAACATAGGTGTAGGAACAATAGTGCCAGATCCAAGAATAGAAGCTGTTGACCCATCAGCTAAGGTGACAACAGAAGTGGGACTGTGAGACTGAAAAGTGGAAAAGAGACGGGAATTACCTGTATGATCtgtggcaccagaatcaatgacctattttgaggatttggaaagaaggcAGGCATTAGAGTTACCTGAATCAGCAATCGCAGTgacagaagaagatgaagacttaagtgtttcctgataccttgagaacttggcaaattcatcagcagaaataaggaccgatttgtcagatgcatcactagtgcttgcaatattggcagagtgttgttgtcgattcttaaattgtaacttcctacactcaaacttggtgtggcctggtttcttacaataattgcacatgatgctcccagaatttggtgtgcggttatcaggtccttgtgaattacctcctttaaatccacttggagtagagtttctttccggtgcagaattattacgactcaccaaggcgctattaagaggagttgaagaggtagtctctgtgcgaagaacacgagtaaacacatcttgtaaagaggagacatcagaaccagagagaacttgtgactttgcagagtcaaattcagatgagagtcctgcaagaaaactcataatagccatctgttctcgttggcgctgttgaacttttacatcaggactaaacggtaatagcacattaagttcttcatatgttttcttgaaagccataaaataattcataagagacttatcttgtttctccgcgcgataaaaagctttgcaaacatcatatatgcgagatatgttgtctttgccagaatacaaaaactccaagtaacccattagttctttaaccaattcacaatgattaatcaaactaattacctcattatcgatagaatttcgaatttgaaggaacaagcgagcatcctcacggagccatattttccttgaatcgtttgtttcttcaggaggatcatcagtcaagtgatcatctttgtcaatactcctcAAATACAGTCGAATCGTCTTACTCCATTCTAAATAATTCGAACCAATCAACTTATGGTCCGTGATTTTAGACATCACGGGAACCACATCAGAAACAACGATTGATTTCGAATCTGATTTTATCTCTGCCATAATCTCGAAACCAAAAAATTGACAGAAAAAGGAAGAGAGCAAACTCAAAGGAATAGATACCTAAACACAAAGAAGACAAAAGTATCAAACCACAAAATGCGAAGAACCGCCGAAAACCGAAGCAAGGAGGACGAGAAAAGAGCAGGAGTGGGACGGGCGTCGACCGCCACCGGAGAAGACGCCGGACGCGCCctcacgcgccggcgcgtggGACGGTCGGCAGCGGCGGACGACGGCGCGTGGGCCCCACGCGCGGTGAATCTGGACGCCGGACTTTTGGGTTTTGCAGTCCGGCGGCTGGGCAGTCCTCCTATGTGGGCGGTGAGAAAAAATGGTCACTCCAAATAGGGTTTTCgaaaaaacaaccctaaactcaaaccctaattttttttttttttcagaaccctaatttcgaatttcgaattttgaatcacaatgctctgataccatgtagaaaatagtgattcgaattgtgtattgatttcatagaataatacatatttatatacaaagttaggagacataaaaggaaaactaccaaaaaataagaaactactaaatatctactaaacaACTAATTCTTTTACAGTTAATATCTaacacatatatttataaataagcAAATTAAGCTTAATTTCTAGTTTTGGCTAGTTTCTGAGGCTTATTCTTGGTGCAAAACTTGAAATTTAATCCTatggtggtggcttttatatgATGTTTATTGCTACTAGGTGGTTCCAGTGGCTTCAATGTTGACTCCTAACCAGTTTGAAGCAGAAAAATTGACGGCGTCCAGGTAATGTCTGATATCATTTTATATAGGTAGACACTGTtttaatattattgttattattgccCTTGGGATATCATTGGTGTTGAAAACTGTACAATTTTCCTAATAGTTTGGCCACAGATAATTGTGTGTATGATGACATTAAAAACAGTCaagttatttttctttttcttctttttttcttttttttcgaaAAGAGAAAGGGGTCACTCAAATATATTGAAAACCCTCATTTGTGGCGGAGGAAACCATGGTAACAAAAGTTATAGCATAAAGCACAATAAAACacataacaaacaaaacaaacaacacaaaaaccatgttttaaatttttctatttcaCAAAAAAATTTTACTTCTTTATGATCTCCACAAGATACCTACATATGCCCGTATATATTATGATTTAATAATGTGTTATCAAAGTATGAAGGAAGTATATTACAAAACAGAAATTGACAAGTGTTACCTGTTACAGGATAGAATCTGAAAGTGATGGTCGTGAAGCTTGCAACATTCTTCATGCAGCTGGACCTTCAAAGGTTCAGTATCTAATTCATAAGTCACATGCCAAACCATGaaaatacttttattatttgtaatacCTCCTTGTTTAATCCTTATATTATGTCCTCTTGTACTGTTGGTCATAAAAAAGtaacaaatttatattattatgtctCTTATACATATCTGGATTGAAATAACTCATATAGTAGACAGAATAAAGTCAAAGAAACTCCTGATttaacaataattaaaaatggTTAACCATCTGCCAAATATGAAGAGGAAGATAAACTTGTTAAAAttcctgtttttttttttttttctgtaatgCAATCTAGCTCTGTGTGGTATGCATAATCTTTGCTAATTCATTTCTGCTGTGAAGAAAGGTACTTGGTTTCTGTAATTTACTTGATCTTTATTGTTTGGTCATTCTTGGGCAGTTGATTTACTTGGCTATTGTTTGTATAAAATGATGGTTGTTTAACTTCCAATTGAAAAGAAAATCGCTACTTCACACATGCTTTTATTGTTCAGCATTCCATGCTGATTCCTAAGCTATTATTTTTAGATCAAATTTAAGCTCAAATACTTATTAGATAGCTGATATACACAGCAATAGTAATGACTGAATAACCTTGGTGTCAAGTGTATTGATGCTGGAAAATAGTCTTGCATTTGAGAGGCTAGAAATCTCTCCACTGATCGATCCAAGGGCAATTACAAATTCCAGAATGAATCCTCACTGCTCACACTCTACACTAATCAAACAAATTATTCTCCCTAGTTCCGAGGCCTGACTGAAAATATAAATTCTCCCTGTTATACCAGATAAAAGGAAATACATGTAAACATGACAGCAGTACTATAGCTTTCTATGTGGCCAGCTTGGCATACTTGAACCAACTAGGAGGCGTAGCAGTAGATCTTCCTGTTTTAGCATGAGAGCGGAAATCAATATTGTCATGTGTATCAGAAAGATCAAGGTTTCCTAGATGAAGTTTGTGCTTAGAAGTTGACCCAAAATCTGGTGATATTAGTTTACGATCCTGTATGTAACAATCTTGATAGGtagataatttttttgaatttcattttCAGTGGGCTGGATTTTAAGAATGACTTGTAGATTATGGGAATTGGGAATGTAATATCTTGAAACTATTGTGTGCATGAAggttgtttaattttaattgttgACACCAAGAGGTAGCTCAAATGTTTGTGGTTTGCTCCTACATGGTTTGAGGTTCTAGTCCCTCTGGGTACCTAGATAGCAATTGCAACAATTTACTGCTCACCATATATTGTAAGGTTAGGCGGGAATTctagtataaaaaaaattatctgttGATAAGTTGAACATAGTAGGATATTGGGTTTTGGAAATTATCTTTGGTGATACAGCAGGCTAGGGCTTAGCACGCAAGGGAGTGGTTGCCTTGACATTAGCTGGGTTATATAACCAACTAACCAAATTTGCTGGGTATCCTTTTTATATTCTATCTAATGAATCTCTATCAAGAAAATGGTCAACACTATTTTGTGAAATGGAAAATTCACCCAAATGTTACATTGCCTATTAGGGAAATTGTAACCTGTGAATTTTCATTAGTAAGATCCTATCTTTATCTGTTTGAGTTGAGTGGAACGTTGAAAAAAGAATATATGTGATGTTAGAATATAATTAGCTGTATATTGGTTGTAAAAAATTTAGTGTTAATTGTATTTAGGTAGTTTCCTATTTAGTCTCctaattttgtatatatatacaaattattCCTTTGAATAAAATCTACTATTCATTTACCATATTTTACATGGTATCAAAGCAGATTTTGGGATTAGAATTTGAAATTCGAAATCAGGGTTTATCTGAAATTGGAGTTCTCAATTAGGGATCATAAATTTGGGTTTTTCAGTTAGGGTTCATTTTTCGAAAACCATCTTCATAGGAATCATTTATTCTCACCGCCCACTTAGAAGGATTGCTGAGCTGCCGATCTGCCAAACCCCAAAATTCGGTTGCCGGATTCCTCGCGTGTGTGGCTCACATGCCGCTTCTTTCTATTGCAACCTACCCCACGCGCCGGCGCATGGAGGCGTGTGTGACAGAGATTTCGATGACAAATCATCATCGGTTCGTTTCAGGTTCCTCTTAAACCTACTCGCGTTTGTTCAGGTTGTAGTTTGGTTTTTCTCCCTACTTTTTCTTTAAGTGTTCTTTACTTGTTCTTCGTTGTTCGACTCTGTCTTGTCTCTTTCGATATTTGTTTTTGAAGTTATGCCAGAGACAAAATCAGATCCAAAACCACTAGTTGTTTCTGATGTGGTTCCCATGATGTCTAGAATCACGGACCATAAATTGATTAgttcgaattatttggaatggagtACGACGATTCGACTTTATCTAAGGAGTATTGACaaaaatcatcacttgactgaTGATCCTCCCAAAAAAAAGATGATTTAAGAAAAGTGTGGCTATGTGAGGATGCTCGCTTGTTTCTTCTAATCTGAAATTCTATcgataatgaggtaattagttcgattaatcattgtgaattggttaaagaactaATGGATTACTTGGGGTTTTTGTATTTTGGCAAAGGCAACTTGTTTTGTATGTATGATGTTTGCAAAGCCTTTTATCGTGCGGAGAAACAAGATCAGTCTCTTATGAATTACTTTATGGTATTTAAAAAAACGTATGAAGAGCTTAATGTGTTACTGCAATTTACTCCTTGTGTGAAGGTGCAACAACGCCAACAAGAGAAGATGgctattatgagttttcttTTAGGACTCTCATCTGAATTTGACTCTGCGAAGTCACAGGTTCCTTCTGGTTCTGATGTCTCCTCTTTACAAGATGTGTTTACTTGTGTTCTTCGCACAAAAACTACCTCTTCAGCTCCTGTTAATAGCGCCTTAGTGAGTTGTAACAATTCTGCACCATGGAAGAACTCTACTCCAAGTGGATACAAAGGAAGTAATTCACAAGATgtgtttactcgtgttcttcgcaCAAAAATTACCTCTTCAGCTCCTCTTAATAGCGCCTTGGTGAGTCGTAACAATTCTGCACCATGGAAGAACTCTACTCCAAGTGGATACAAAGGAAGTAATTCACAAGGACCTGATAATCGAACACCATATTACGGGAGCATTATGTGCACCTATTGTAAGAAACCAGGCTACACCAAGTTTGAGTGTAGGAAGTTACAGTTCTAAAATCAGCAAAAGCACTCTGCTAATATTGCAAGCACTAGTGATGCATCTGATAAATCGGTCCTTGTTTCTGTTGATGAATTT is a genomic window of Cannabis sativa cultivar Pink pepper isolate KNU-18-1 chromosome 9, ASM2916894v1, whole genome shotgun sequence containing:
- the LOC133030894 gene encoding uncharacterized protein LOC133030894 isoform X1 translates to MAEIKSDSKSIVVSDVVPVMSKITDHKLIGSNYLEWSKTIRLYLRSIDKDDHLTDDPPEETNDSRKIWLREDARLFLQIRNSIDNEVISLINHCELVKELMGYLEFLYSGKDNISRIYDVCKAFYRAEKQDKSLMNYFMAFKKTYEELNVLLPFSPDVKVQQRQREQMAIMSFLAGLSSEFDSAKSQVLSGSDVSSLQDVFTRVLRTETTSSTPLNSALVSRNNSAPERNSTPSGFKGGNSQGPDNRTPNSGSIMCNYCKKPGHTKFECRKLQFKNRQQHSANIASTSDASDKSVLISADEFAKFSRYQETLKSSSSSVTAIADSVSQSHFCCHLS
- the LOC133030894 gene encoding uncharacterized protein LOC133030894 isoform X2, with product MAEIKSDSKSIVVSDVVPVMSKITDHKLIGSNYLEWSKTIRLYLRSIDKDDHLTDDPPEETNDSRKIWLREDARLFLQIRNSIDNEVISLINHCELVKELMGYLEFLYSGKDNISRIYDVCKAFYRAEKQDKSLMNYFMAFKKTYEELNVLLPFSPDVKVQQRQREQMAIMSFLAGLSSEFDSAKSQVLSGSDVSSLQDVFTRVLRTETTSSTPLNSALVSRNNSAPERNSTPSGFKGGNSQGPDNRTPNSGSIMCNYCKKPGHTKFECRKLQFKNRQQHSANIASTSDASDKSVLISADEFAKFSRYQETLKSSSSSVTAIADSGSYDEEDYW